Proteins encoded together in one Triticum dicoccoides isolate Atlit2015 ecotype Zavitan chromosome 7B, WEW_v2.0, whole genome shotgun sequence window:
- the LOC119337861 gene encoding 60S ribosomal protein L27-3-like: MVKFLKPGKAVILLQGRFAGRKAVIVRVFEEGTRDRPYGHCLVAGLAKYPKKVIRKDSAKKTAKKSRVKCFLKLVNFTHIMPTRYTLDVDFKDVASGGPDALATRDKKVASCKAAKARLEERFKTGKNRWFFTKLRF, encoded by the coding sequence ATGGTGAAGTTCCTGAAGCCCGGCAAGGCGGTGATCCTTCTCCAGGGTCGGTTCGCCGGCCGGAAGGCGGTCATTGTGCGCGTTTTCGAGGAGGGCACACGCGACCGCCCCTACGGCCACTGCCTCGTCGCCGGCCTAGCCAAGTACCCCAAGAAGGTGATCCGCAAGGACTCGGCCAAGAAGACGGCCAAGAAGTCGCGCGTGAAGTGCTTCCTGAAGCTGGTCAACTTCACCCACATCATGCCCACCCGCTACACCCTCGACGTCGACTTCAAGGACGTCGCCTCCGGCGGGCCCGACGCCCTCGCCACCCGCGACAAGAAGGTCGCCTCCTGCAAGGCCGCCAAGGCACGTCTCGAGGAGAGGTTCAAGACCGGCAAGAACAGGTGGTTCTTCACCAAGCTCCGCTTCTAG